Proteins found in one Salvia splendens isolate huo1 chromosome 10, SspV2, whole genome shotgun sequence genomic segment:
- the LOC121753077 gene encoding NADH--cytochrome b5 reductase 1-like — MGAMEFLGTPEGQLFIAVAVGLVGVGAAYFLLSSKKPKVCLDPDNFKEFKLVNKTYLSHNVAKFRFALPTPTSILGLPIGQHISCKGKDSQGEDVIKPYTPTTLDSDVGYFELVIKMYPQGRMSHHFRGMREGDYLAIKGPKGRFKYQPNQVRAFGMIAGGSGITPMFQVARAVLENPSDKTKVHLIYANVMLEDILLKDELDNLARTYPDRFKIYYVLNQPPEIWEGGVGFVSKEMIEAHLPPPASDIQMLRCGPPPMNKAMAGHLDALGYASKTQFQF; from the exons ATGGGTGCGATGGAATTCTTGGGAACACCTGAAGGTCAACTGTTTATAGCCGTTGCAGTTGGTCTCGTTGGTGTTGGTGCTGCTTATTTCTTGTTATCATCGAAGAAGCCCAAag TGTGCTTGGATCCCGATAATTTCAAGGAGTTCAAGCTGGTCAACAAAACATACCTTAGTCATAATGTGGCTAAGTTCAGATTTGCTCTACCTACACCAACCTCGATATTGGGACTTCCTATAGGCCAACACATAAGCTGCAA GGGTAAGGATAGTCAAGGTGAAGATGTAATCAAACCTTACACTCCGACTACTTTGGATTCTGATGTTGGATATTTTGAGCTGGTTATCAAG ATGTATCCACAAGGAAGAATGTCCCACCATTTTAGGGGAATGCGCGAAGGAGACTATCTGGCTATAAAAGGACCAAAG GGCCGTTTCAAGTATCAACCAAATCAAGTGAGAGCATTTGGAATGATTGCTGGAGGTTCTGGAATTACCCCAATGTTTCAG GTTGCTAGGGCAGTTCTTGAAAATCCCAGTGACAAAACAAAGGTTCACCTGATTTATGCTAATGTTATGCTTGAGGACATTCTCTTGAAG GATGAATTGGATAATCTTGCAAGAACATACCCCGATAGATTCAAAATCTACTACGTGCTCAATCAA CCTCCTGAGATATGGGAGGGAGGCGTTGGATTCGTATCAAAAGAGATGATTGAAGCTCACCTCCCACCTCCGGCTTCTGACATCCAG ATGCTGAGATGCGGTCCGCCTCCCATGAACAAGGCCATGGCTGGCCATCTTGATGCTCTTGGCTACGCCTCAAAGACCCAGTTCCAGTTCTAA
- the LOC121750600 gene encoding probable arabinosyltransferase ARAD1, which produces MSKMVSVAYKSLFCWFLLTSSLFILSLLRSTGQSHSVAFGILPSSTLFRFPDIWNLDESVGEGANWDKNSVKCGANVPMLRVFMYDLPSEFHFELLGVKGVGKNDVWPDIREKVPDYPGGLNLQHSIEYWLTLDLLSSEFTENLIGRSAVRVHNSSKADVVFVPFFASLCYNRFSKVRLGQKRSTNVVLQEKLVKFLTAQDEWKRSSGKDHIIVAHHPNSLLDARMKLWPAIFILSDFGRYPPTIANAEKDVIAPYRHVTESYVDDSSDFDSRPTLLYFQGAIYRKIFSPQFQGATVRQELYYMLKNETDVHFTFGTYQKDGARQTSKGMRASKFCLDIAGDTPSSNRLFDAIASHCVPVIISDEIELPNEDVLDYSKFCIFVSTSDALKQGFLLNLNRNIGREEWTRMWKRLREIEHMYEYQYPSKEKDAVQMIWQAVSRKVSGIRWRIHRNRRFSRTITHRRQAVSSGIEPRNFG; this is translated from the exons ATGTCAAAAATGGTATCCGTTGCTTACAAATCCCTATTCTGTTGGTTCTTGTTGACATCATCACTGTTCATATTATCATTGCTAAGGTCAACTGGGCAGTCTCATTCTGTTGCATTTGGTATACTGCCAAGCTCGACGCTTTTTCGATTCCCTGATATTTGGAATCTTGATGAATCAGTGGGTGAGGGAGCAAACTGGGATAAGAATTCAGTGAAATGTGGTGCTAATGTGCCAATGCTTAGGGTTTTCATGTATGATCTGCCATCAGAATTTCATTTTGAATTGTTAGGGGTGAAGGGTGTTGGGAAGAATGATGTGTGGCCCGACATTCGGGAAAAGGTTCCCGATTACCCTGGTGGGTTGAATCTGCAGCATAGCATAGAATACTGGCTGACTTTGGATCTCTTGAGCTCTGAATTTACAGAGAATTTGATAGGTCGTAGTGCTGTGCGAGTGCATAATTCTAGCAAAGCAGATGTTGTGTTTGTACCCTTTTTCGCGTCTTTGTGCTATAACCGATTCTCAAAGGTGAGGCTGGGCCAGAAGAGGAGCACAAATGTTGTATTGCAGGAGAAGTTGGTTAAGTTCTTGACAGCTCAGGATGAATGGAAGAGGTCTAGTGGGAAAGATCACATCATCGTTGCTCACCATCCGAATAGTTTGTTAGACGCAAGGATGAAGCTTTGGCCTGCAATATTCATTCTATCAGATTTTGGGAGGTATCCTCCAACCATTGCTAATGCTGAGAAGGACGTGATTGCGCCTTACAGGCACGTCACTGAGAGTTACGTGGATGACTCGTCTGATTTTGATAGTCGTCCCACCTTGCTCTATTTCCAGGGTGCTATCTACAGAAAGAT ATTTTCTCCTCAATTTCAGGGTGCAACAGTTCGGCAAGAGCTATACTACATGCTGAAAAATGAAACAGATGTGCACTTCACTTTTGGAACTTACCAAAAGGACGGCGCTAGGCAGACTTCGAAGGGAATGCGCGCATCCAAGTTCTGCCTCGACATAGCTGGTGACACTCCCTCATCAAACCGCCTCTTTGATGCCATAGCTAGCCACTGCGTGCCTGTCATCATCAGCGATGAGATCGAGCTTCCCAATGAAGATGTCCTTGACTACTCCAAGTTCTGCATATTCGTCAGCACATCAGATGCTCTGAAACAAGGCTTTCTCTTGAATCTTAACAGGAATATTGGCAGAGAGGAGTGGACTAGGATGTGGAAGCGGCTGCGAGAAATCGAACACATGTACGAGTATCAGTATCCGTCTAAAGAGAAAGATGCTGTTCAGATGATATGGCAGGCTGTCTCCCGCAAGGTTTCCGGCATCAGATGGAGGATTCACCGGAACAGGCGATTTTCTCGAACGATCACCCACAGAAGACAAGCTGTTAGTTCCGGTATAGAACCGAGGAATTTTGGTTGA
- the LOC121750593 gene encoding FT-interacting protein 7-like translates to MAANCTRKLTVEICNAKNLMPKDGQGTSSAYVIVDFDGQRRRTNTIFRDLNPQWDEKLEFLVHDVDTMATETLELNVYNDKKAGKRSTFLGKVRISGSTFVKSGDDVPLVYYPLEKRSVFSQIKGEISLKVSYVDDEPPPAPAPEKSDAPPPAAAEEKPKEEEKKEEKKEDKPAEEEKKEEEKKASPEEEKKEDKPAEQNAEAASAVPPPTPPPSTEVQHPPIAQQKLVQEKSVASDHSKNMEIESKLFRKISSVSSDRRIAFDLVDPMPFLYIRVVKAKISNPAGDSSFCAKIVIGTHSVKTKSLSANNEWDQVFAFDKEGLNSTSVEVSIRAEKKVAEKDTTEETSAGTVCFDLQEVPKRVPPDSPLAPQWYSLEGEGSPGNDIMLSVWVGTQADEAFQEAWQSDSGGLIQDTRASVYLSPKLWYLRLTVIQTQDLQLGSGTPGPEPKLRIPELYVKAQLGAQLFKTSRTTIGSINPTWNEDLVFVAAEPFEPFLTLTVEDVTNGQPIGHAKVQVATVDKRTDDKSEPRSRWFNLIADEVNKAYAGRIHVRVCLEGGYHVLDEAAHVTSDVRATANQLAKPPIGLLEVGIRGATNLLPVKTKDGTCGTTDAYVVAKYGPKWVRTRTILDRFNPRWNEQYTWDVYDPCTVLTIGVFDNARYKHDEAEGKKDVRLGKLRVRLSTLDTNRVYVGTYSLMVLLPTGAKKMGEIEIALRFSCSSWISLIQAYANPMLPRMHYVKPLGSAQQDILRHCAMRIVTARLARSEPALSQEVVQFMLDTDMHMWSMRRSKANWFRVVGCLSRAASIARWIDGIQTWMHPPTAILVHILLVAIVLCPHLILPTICMYAFMIISLRFRYRQRTSFAMDPRLSYLDAVGPDELDEEFDGFPSGRSEDQVRVRYDRLRAVAGRAQTLLGDIGAQGERLEALFNWRDPRATGIFVVVCLLASLMFYVVPFKAFVLAFGFYYLRHPRFRHDMPSLPLNFFRRLPPQSDRIM, encoded by the coding sequence ATGGCAGCGAATTGCACCAGGAAATTGACGGTGGAGATATGCAACGCGAAGAACCTGATGCCGAAGGACGGCCAGGGCACCTCCAGCGCCTACGTCATCGTCGATTTCGACGGCCAGCGCCGCCGCACAAACACTATTTTCCGAGATCTAAACCCACAGTGGGACGAGAAGCTCGAGTTCCTGGTGCACGACGTCGATACCATGGCGACAGAGACGCTCGAGCTCAACGTCTACAACGACAAGAAAGCCGGAAAGAGGAGCACTTTTCTCGGAAAAGTGAGGATCTCAGGAAGCACTTTCGTGAAATCCGGCGACGATGTGCCGTTGGTTTACTATCCGTTGGAGAAGAGAAGCGTTTTCTCTCAGATTAAAGGCGAGATTAGTTTGAAGGTCTCGTACGTAGACGATGAGCCGCCTCCGGCTCCGGCACCGGAGAAGAGTGATGCTCCGCCTCCTGCTGCGGCGGAGGAGAAACCGAAGGAGGAGGAGAAAaaggaggagaagaaggaggaCAAACCGGCAGAGgaggaaaagaaggaagaagagaaaaaagccTCGCCGGaggaggaaaagaaggaggatAAACCAGCGGAGCAGAATGCTGAGGCGGCGTCGGCTGTGCCGCCCCCAACACCACCGCCCTCGACTGAAGTACAGCATCCGCCAATTGCTCAACAGAAACTCGTGCAAGAGAAATCCGTTGCTTCAGATCACTCGAAAAACATGGAAATTGAATCAAAACTCTTCCGAAAAATCTCCAGCGTCAGCTCCGATCGACGGATCGCATTCGATCTCGTAGATCCGATGCCGTTCCTCTATATTCGCGTCGTGAAGGCGAAGATCTCGAATCCGGCCGGTGATTCCTCCTTCTGCGCTAAGATCGTGATCGGAACTCACAGTGTCAAAACAAAATCGCTCTCCGCCAACAACGAATGGGATCAGGTCTTCGCCTTCGACAAGGAAGGACTGAATTCAACTTCGGTCGAAGTTTCGATTCGCGCAGAGAAGAAGGTTGCAGAGAAGGACACGACGGAGGAGACATCCGCCGGAACGGTGTGCTTCGATCTCCAGGAGGTGCCGAAGCGCGTCCCACCGGATAGCCCCTTAGCGCCGCAGTGGTACAGCCTGGAAGGAGAGGGATCGCCGGGAAATGACATCATGCTTTCAGTGTGGGTTGGGACTCAGGCCGACGAGGCGTTTCAGGAGGCGTGGCAGTCGGATTCCGGCGGCTTGATACAGGACACCCGAGCCTCGGTTTACTTGTCTCCGAAGCTTTGGTATTTGAGACTAACGGTCATCCAAACCCAAGACTTGCAGCTTGGTTCGGGTACACCTGGTCCCGAGCCTAAGCTTCGGATTCCGGAGCTCTACGTTAAAGCGCAGCTAGGCGCGCAGCTGTTCAAGACAAGCCGAACAACCATTGGCTCGATCAATCCTACGTGGAATGAGGATCTTGTATTTGTAGCTGCCGAGCCGTTTGAGCCGTTTTTGACATTGACTGTTGAGGATGTGACAAATGGGCAGCCTATTGGGCACGCTAAGGTGCAGGTTGCCACCGTGGACAAGCGCACGGATGACAAATCAGAGCCTCGGTCCAGGTGGTTCAATCTGATTGCTGACGAGGTGAATAAAGCCTACGCTGGCAGGATACACGTGCGGGTTTGTTTAGAGGGCGGGTACCACGTGCTAGATGAGGCGGCTCATGTGACCAGCGACGTTCGAGCCACGGCTAACCAACTTGCCAAGCCACCTATCGGGCTGCTCGAAGTAGGCATCAGAGGGGCTACAAACCTACTCCCGGTCAAGACCAAGGACGGTACGTGTGGCACCACTGACGCCTATGTGGTTGCAAAGTATGGGCCAAAGTGGGTCCGGACACGCACAATCCTCGATCGATTCAATCCAAGGTGGAATGAGCAGTACACGTGGGACGTGTATGACCCTTGCACCGTGCTGACTATAGGGGTGTTCGATAACGCAAGGTACAAGCACGACGAAGCAGAAGGCAAGAAGGATGTACGGCTCGGGAAGCTAAGGGTGCGGCTCTCGACGCTCGACACCAACCGGGTGTACGTAGGCACGTATTCGCTTATGGTGTTGCTCCCGACCGGGGCTAAGAAAATGGGGGAAATCGAGATTGCATTAAGGTTTTCTTGCTCATCTTGGATTAGTCTCATTCAAGCATATGCTAACCCAATGCTGCCTAGAATGCACTATGTTAAGCCCTTGGGTTCAGCTCAGCAAGACATTTTGAGGCACTGTGCGATGAGGATCGTCACGGCACGACTAGCCCGGTCTGAACCTGCATTGAGTCAAGAAGTGGTTCAATTCATGCTGGATACGGATATGCACATGTGGAGCATGAGGCGGAGTAAGGCCAACTGGTTCCGTGTGGTCGGGTGCCTATCTAGGGCGGCCTCAATCGCTCGTTGGATCGATGGAATTCAGACCTGGATGCACCCGCCCACGGCGATTTTGGTCCATATCCTACTAGTAGCCATAGTGCTATGCCCACATTTGATACTGCCCACAATTTGTATGTACGCCTTCATGATCATATCACTCAGGTTCAGATACCGTCAGCGCACATCCTTTGCAATGGACCCGAGATTGTCCTACTTGGACGCCGTGGGGCCAGACGAGCTGGACGAGGAGTTCGATGGATTCCCGAGCGGCCGGTCGGAGGACCAGGTGCGTGTGCGGTACGACCGGCTGAGGGCCGTGGCGGGGCGGGCGCAGACGCTGCTAGGGGACATAGGCGCGCAAGGGGAGAGACTAGAGGCGCTGTTCAATTGGAGGGATCCGAGGGCGACTGGCATATTTGTGGTGGTGTGCTTGCTGGCTTCTTTGATGTTTTACGTTGTGCCGTTTAAGGCGTTTGTGCTGGCCTTCGGGTTCTACTACCTCCGGCACCCGAGGTTTCGCCATGACATGCCGTCGCTGCCGCTTAACTTCTTCCGGCGCCTGCCGCCGCAGTCGGATCGGATCATGTAG
- the LOC121751738 gene encoding stigma-specific STIG1-like protein 2: MKVIKVTFALVAFAMAVTLTLTAKTPDPTPPSRAPPSKPAATARVSRFLQAKEKNPRAADHCKKDNDACQEGGRNSTCCNNKCLDLQYDDKNCGSCKKKCAFTEKCCGGECVLLAYDKRHCGACDKKCKLCLYGTCEYA, encoded by the coding sequence ATGAAGGTGATCAAAGTGACATTCGCCCTCGTCGCCTTTGCCATGGCCGTAACCCTAACCCTCACGGCCAAAACACCCGACCCCACGCCTCCCTCTCGGGCCCCGCCCTCCAAACCTGCTGCCACAGCTCGTGTCAGCCGGTTCCTCCAAGCGAAGGAGAAAAACCCTAGAGCCGCAGACCACTGCAAGAAGGACAACGACGCCTGCCAGGAAGGCGGCCGAAACTCCACATGTTGCAACAACAAGTGCCTTGACTTGCAGTACGACGACAAAAACTGCGGCTCGTGTAAGAAGAAGTGTGCCTTTACGGAGAAGTGCTGCGGAGGAGAGTGCGTGCTACTCGCCTACGACAAGAGACACTGTGGCGCGTGCGACAAGAAGTGCAAGTTATGTTTGTACGGCACGTGCGAGTATGCATAG